The Quercus robur chromosome 7, dhQueRobu3.1, whole genome shotgun sequence genome has a segment encoding these proteins:
- the LOC126691769 gene encoding nuclear transcription factor Y subunit B-10-like: MAEVPTSPNGGGSYDESGDQSPRSNVREQDRFLPIANISRIMKKALPANGKIAKDAKETVQECVSEFISFITSEASDKCQREKRKTINGDDLLWAMATLGFEDYIDPLKIYLARYREMEGDTKGSAKGGESSAKKDVQPSPNAQIAHQGSFSQGVNYATSQSQAQHLMIPMQGSD; this comes from the exons ATGGCGGAAGTTCCGACGAGTCCGAACGGAGGAGGCAGCTACGACGAGAGCGGCGATCAGAGCCCGCGCTCCAACGTTCGCGAGCAGGACCGGTTTCTTCCGATCGCGAACATTAGCCGGATCATGAAGAAGGCGCTCCCCGCCAATGGAAAGATCGCCAAGGACGCTAAGGAAACCGTCCAAGAATGCGTCTCTGAGTTCATCAGCTTCATCACCAGCGA GGCTAGTGATAAGTgccagagagagaagaggaagacTATTAACGGAGATGATTTGCTTTGGGCTATGGCTACTCTAGGGTTTGAAGACTACATCGATCCACTCAAGATTTACCTCGCCAGATATAGAGAG ATGGAG GGTGACACCAAGGGGTCAGCAAAGGGTGGAGAATCATCTGCTAAGAAAGATGTTCAGCCAAGTCCAAATGCTCAG ATTGCTCATCAAGGTTCTTTCTCGCAAGGTGTTAATTACGCAACTTCTCaa